One Bombina bombina isolate aBomBom1 chromosome 5, aBomBom1.pri, whole genome shotgun sequence DNA segment encodes these proteins:
- the GEM gene encoding GTP-binding protein GEM, whose protein sequence is MTLNVTMRRSSSAVAAQQRWSIPADARQMHVQKNPHAHLTRKYTINPEDYYRRSWSSESSDSVISSDSGNTYYRVVLIGERGVGKSTLANIFAGGPDTLDSDCDVLGENTYERTLMVDGESATLILIDMWENKVQDNWIYDHCMQVGDAYLIVYSITDRASFEKASELRIQLRRARQTEDIPIILVGNKSDLVRCREVSVSEGRACAVVFDCKFIETSAAVQHNVKELFEGIVRQVRLRRDSKEKNEKRQAFQKRRESIPKKARRFWGKIVAKKNKNMAFKLKSKSCHDLSVL, encoded by the exons ATGACTCTAAATGTGACCATGAGGCGCAGCAGCAGTGCAGTGGCAGCACAGCAGCGGTGGAGCATCCCTGCCGATGCACGGCAAATGCATGTACAGAAGAATCCGCATGCCCATCTCACTCGCAAGTACACGATAAACCCCGAAGACTACTATAGACGTAGCTGGTCTTCAGAATCTTCAGACTCAGTGATTTCCTCTGATTCTGGAAATACCTATTATCGTGTTGTATTGATTGGGGAACGTGGAGTAGGAAAGTCTACACTAGCTAACATATTTGCTGGAGGGCCTGATACACTGGACAGTGATTGCGACGTGTTAGGAG AAAACACTTATGAAAGAACGTTAATGGTAGATGGAGAAAGTGCAACTTTAATTCTTATCGACATGTGGGAAAACAAG GTCCAAGACAACTGGATATATGATCACTGCATGCAAGTGGGAGATGCTTATTTAATAGTTTATTCCATCACCGACAGAGCAAGTTTTGAAAAAGCTTCTGAGCTCCGTATACAATTGCGTCGTGCCCGGCAGACAGAAGACATTCCAATCATACTTGTAGGAAACAAAAGTGATCTGGTCCGGTGCCGAGAAGTCTCTGTATCAG AGGGCAGAGCATGTGCTGTAGTATTTGACTGCAAATTCATCGAGACATCTGCAGCCGTCCAACACAATGTGAAGGAACTGTTTGAAGGGATTGTGCGTCAAGTTCGCTTACGCAGAGACAGCAAAGAGAAGAATGAAAAAAGGCAAGCCTTCCAGAAAAGGCGAGAAAGTATCCCTAAAAAAGCCAGGAGATTCTGGGGGAAAATAGTagccaagaaaaataaaaatatggcaTTCAAATTAAAGTCTAAGTCTTGCCATGACCTCTCTGTACTATAA